Genomic segment of Candidatus Chlorohelix allophototropha:
GGTCAAAAAGGGGTTTTCTACCTCTAATTTGACGAATATTCGCTGTTAAATTTGCTGGTAACTGGCTACAAACTGTCATTCTTTTGTAAGTTCCGATACGGGTTTCTATTTCCTATAGCCCCGTTTATCTAAACGTCAAGACCTGAGCAAGCTTGAAAATATTAATCCGGTAGTACAAACAGCACTGGAAAAATATGGCAAGATCGATATACTTGTTAACAATGCTGGTATTGTTCGGCGCGCTTCAGTATTGGAATATACTGAGGAAGACTGGGATTCAGTATTAAATACAAATTTGAAAGTGCCGTTTTTTTTGCTCAGAAAGTAGCTCAGCATATGGTAGAACGGGGACAAGGAGGTAAAATTGTAAATATTTGTTCGCTTTTGAGTTTTCAAGGCGGAATCCTAGTGCCGGGTTATGCTGCCGCAAAGCATGGGTTGGCGGGTATAACCAAAGCAATGGGTAATGAACTGGCTACGTATGGTATAAACGTTAACGGTATTGCGCCCGGATATATTCGCACGAATAATACTGCCCCTTTAATAGCTGATGAAGCACGTTACAACTCGATTCTGGAGCGTATTCCACAAGGGCGTTGGGGTGAAGGCTCCGATCTGGTAGGTGCGGCGATTTTTCTGGCTAGTTCCGGTTCAGATTGGATGCAAGGTCATCTACTAGTAGTAGATGGTGGTTGGTTGGGCAGGTAGCGGCAGAAAAATTAAAGTTGCGCCGTTAGCCTAAATCGAATAAATAAAAAAAGAAACCCCTTGCCGGAATGGCTACAGGGGTTTCTTGCGTTTATTCAAACTGAAGGCTTTTAGCGACGGTAACGAAGTTTGCCCTCATTACGATCTTTATTAAGTCTACGGTTCAGGTGCAAGCCCTCAAGTACAAACTCAACCGCTGTAGCAACCGTCACCGGGCTACCCTGTGCTTGTAGCTTAGCAACAGCACGTTTTAGTTCGGGGCTTTCGGCAGCCTGATGTACATATTCCATAGAGGGCATAAATTCGGAAATCTCCATATTCAAGCCGCTATCGAAGCCGCGAATAATTTGCTCAAAATCAGTGACTCCAAAATTGCGGTTGAAAGTGTTAAGAACTGCGCCCTGTACCAGCTTTTCAATAACACGCTCTTCTTTGTTATCGCCCATAGTTTCCAATTCCACCTTTCCGGCGGTACTGCTTATCAGGGCGTGCAAATCACTAATACGCGGTGAGGCTGCTTTTTCCCCTAACACTATTGCGCGTCGTAGCGCGTTGCTTACTAGGTTTTCATAGTTACTTACCGATACGCGCACGCTTACACCGCTGCGCTGGCTAATATCAGGGCTACGCCGTGCCAGATGCGTTACTTCAGCTACAATTTCCTTCATAAAGCGCGGAACTATCAATTCAACGTTTTCGGTTTTGAATTTTGTGGCTTCTTGCTCGATGATATTGATTTCATGCTCGATTGTGCGTGGATAATGGGTTCGGATTTCGCTACCAAAGCGGTCTTTTAGTGGCGTTACAATACGCCCACGATTGGTGTAATCTTCGGGGTTAGCGCTGGCAACTACGAAAAGATCGAGGTCGAGACGGATTTTGTAACCTCGAATCTGGACATCGCGCTCTTCCATAATATTTAAAAGACCTACCTGAATACGTTCTGCTAGGTCGGGTAGCTCGTTTATTGCAAAGATGCCGCGATTTGTGCGAGGGATGAGACCATAATGGATGGTCATTTCATCGGAAAGATACCGACCTTCTGCCACCTTGATGGGGTCAACTTCACCGATCAGGTCGGAAATAGTTATATCCGGGGTAGCAAGCTTTTCGCCATAACGCCGATTACGGGGAATCCACTCGATAGGGGTGCTATCCCCTAGCTCGGCAACTAGGCTTTTACCCACCGCCGAAATCGGATTAAGCGGGTCATCGTTTAAATCTGCCCCTTTGATAGCAGGCATTTCTTCGTCCAGCAGGTTAATGAGGCTGCGGGCAATACGGGTTTTGGCTTGCCCACGCTCACCCAGAAAAACAATATCCTGTCCACTTAGGATAGCGTTTTCAATCTGGGGTATAACTGTCTCTTCATAACCGACAATGCCGGGAAATATATCTTCACCTTTGCGTAATTTATTTATTAGATTCTGGCGCATCTCTTCTTTAACAGACCGGGACTGGTATCCGCTCGCCCGCAATTCACCGAGAGTATGTGCTTTATTTTGACTCATTGAAAAAGATCTCCTTTTGATGCCGGTCTGCCGGGTTGAAAGGGAATAGAAGATGGGCAGGCAGGCTTTGCCTTATGATTCCAGGTTTTAGGTAGCAGTAATCCTACTCTTTTTTATCTAAAAGTCAATAGAAATCGAACTCTGCTAGGCAGATATAGGCGTTACCGAAGCAGAAAAGGGCAATCATACTAACTTGCATCAGGTTTATAGCTGATGTGATTTTAGCAAGGCTATTAGGAAATCCTTGATATTGGCTTATCTGCAAAGGCGCGGCGCAACTTAAGGTGGTTTATATTGGGACGCAAGAAATAAAGCAGAATCGCTCGGTTTTCATTCCACCACACCAAGGTTGCCTCTACTCTTGCGTTATAAGAAAAAAGGTCAGGTTAATCCTGACCTCTCTGAATTTCAAACTGTCAAAAAGCTTAACTTGCTTTTTTGTCTGCCCAAACAGTTTTGGGATTTGGTTGGTTGTTTCGGGCAAGCGCTGCACAACGCCTTGAGCAGAACTTGTTTCCCTTGACAATTTGGGCGTGGCTTAAAACCTGCCCACATTCGTGTCTTCCGCATGTACCGCTTTGAGGGGTTGAAATGGGGAGCAATACTTCTTTGCGGGCTGCCAGCAAATTGTAGCGTCCCTCGCGGAGCATGCGCTGCTGACGTTTTTTTATATCGGCTTCACAGAAGGTGCAGTAACCATAATCGGTAGGTTTTGCCAACCGTTTTGGTCCCATTAGTATATTACAGATAGGGCAAACTAACTCACCCTGTGCCAGTTTATATGGTGAATGTGACATATTACTCCTTTCAAAATGACGCTAATCTGGGTATCAACGGCGATACCGAGTTCGTTGCGCCTCCAAACTCACTAGTCGAAAGATCCGTAAATTGTTAATCGGCTAATAAGTAATATGACTGAGATAAACCCAGTATTTGTGGAAAGGATAATTCCTTTTCAGGGAAGGACTAACAAAAATTGAAATCGAAAAAGATTGTAAGTATGACTAAATCTAGATAACCATGCAGCTAAATTGGCGAGAATTTCTGGGACACTGCATGAAAGGAACTTTAAAGGAAAAAACTAGAATATGCTGAAATTATTGTTATGCCTAATTATACACTACATCTTGTAAGGCTGGAATACCCTTATATCAAGAATTTTGCCCTCAACCCTTAAATTTTGGTAAATTTTTTGTTAATTTCTTTTACCATTCTTTACTTTTCATTCTCAGATTATTATTTGTTCCAAATTCGCTCCAAACGGTTATTGACACAAGTGCGATTCCGGTATATTCATATAGTTATTACCAATGAAACATTTGTCAAAATCCAATTTTGCCCACTCAAACAGTCTAGATTAGCATGCTAAAATTTTATAGATTCGGGCGGTTTTGCGCCTTTTTAATATTTATAAATATGTTGTTGTCGGCTTGTGGCGCTGCTACTACTGCCGTATCTTTGCCTGTTACCAAATTGGTGCATACAGACCAAGTTATAACAACTGCTGCTAATATCTCCGTTTCGACTCAAACCTCATTTACGGCTACATCTGTTCTACAAACCGCTGCTTTACCCACTACTCCTTTACTGCCTACCCCTACGCCAATGACAGGTCCTGATAGTTTTTCCGGAACGCTGGCTCTTCAACATGTGAAAAAACTGGCAGAGGATATCGGTATCCGATATGTAGGAACTGCCGGGCAGAATCAGAGCGCCGATTATCTGGAAGGTTATTATCGCAGTCTAGATTACAAAGTTGAACGTCCGGTGGCGACTTATTTGTCCACAAAGGATAAAGGCTCATATCTACGCTACAACAATGGGGCTGGTAGCCTTGAACTAAAAGGAACTGCGGTCAATTATAGTAGTTCAGGCGTGCTTGAAGCTCCATTAAGCTATATTGGATATGGGCTTGCTGAGCAAATACCTACCAACAGTTTGAACGGCAAAATAGCTCTTATTATGCGGGGGCAGATTACTTTTGAAGAAAAAGTAAGTAATGCGAAGAATGCCGGAGCAAAAGGCGTAGTTATTTTTAATAATATAGCGGGTGAGCTTGAAACTGCTACATTAGCGCAACAAACTGATCTGCCAGTACTGGGAATAGGTCAGGAAAATGGTCAGAAATTACGAGAGTTATTAGACACAAATTCTAATAATTTGCAGGTTTCGCTGGAAGTTAATTTGGAGAGTACGCAGGCAAGTTTTAGTAATGTGGTAGCTATTCGTCCTTCGGTTAAAGCCACCGCACCCATAATAATTATCGGTGGGCATTATGACAGCGTAGCCGCAGGTCCGGGGGCAAACGATAACGCCAGCGGCACCGCAGTTGTAATGGAACTGGGGCGGGTTTTGGCTTTGCGCTACCCGAAGTATGAATTCCGCTTTATAGGTTTTGGCGCGGAAGAAGTAGGTTTGGTGGGTAGTACCGCGTATGTGCAAGCTCTTACCCCTGAAGAGCGGCAAAGAGTGGTAGCCATGATCAACATTGATATGATTTCGGTTGGTGATACCCTATATATTGGCGGATCATCCGGTCTAACCCGTTTAGCATTTAACGCTGCTTCAGAGGTTGGCGTATCAAATGTAGCCGGTATGCCTGCCGATATAGCGAATGCCAGCGATCATGCTCCTTTTGCGGCGGCGGGGATGCCGGTTCTTTTTCTCAATCGCGAAAATGACCCTAATTATCACCGTGCTACCGATACACTTGATAAAGTTCTTCCCAAAAATCTAGAAATGGTTGGTAACATTGTGATTAAAGTCATAGAAAATTTATCGGGGAATTGAGATAATACGGGTTATAAACTTGCGCTGAGTTTGACGCTGTTTAACGGCTTTGTTATTATCGCTAACGAGAAAGCTAAAATTTACGAAAATCTGTTTGCCGTTGCAGGCTCTGAATAAATAAAGAGAGACATCTGCTAGAAAGGCTAGGTTAGGATATGGGCAGAGTCATTTTTCTAGGTACAGGTTCTGCGCTCCCCTCTGAAACCCAAGATAACACCTCATTATTAATAGAATCCAATGGCTCTTATCTAATGATTGATTGCAGCGGTACTCCTTATCGTAAGTTGTTGAAGTTGGGAGTAGAGCGTGACCGCCTTGAGCATATTCTGATTACCCACCACCATATTGACCATATATATGCGCTGCCCTCGTTGGTAGAATGTTTGTGGGTAGAAGGGCGTGAATTGCCTTTGCACATATATGCGCTGCCCTCGGCAATGAAAGCGGTTGAGACTCTGCTTGACCTTTGGGATTTGCGTTCGCGCCCGGTTCGGCAATTCCCAATCGAGCTTCATTCTTTGGAAGGTTTCGAAAACGAACTAGTTTTACAAAATATAAATTTTACGATACGCACCTCTCCAATGGTTCATGCTGTACCAAGCGTGGCTACCAAAATTACCTTTCCAGATGGCAAGATTTTCGTTTACAGCAGCGATACTGCGCCTTGCAAGCAACTGGTCGAGTTTGCCAGTGGCGCGAACTATTTGTTGATGGAATGTACTTTTTGCAGTGAAGACGATGGTCTTGCTGAAATAACCCTACACCTTAATTCAAACCAATATCGCGATTTAGCCCGCTCAATCGACGCTCAAAATACCCTTCTTATACATCACTCCGATGTTACAGCCTGCCCGCATTTCGAAGTATTGCAAGAAATAGGTCCTTTAGGTAACGGGCATAAGAAACTGGTTTATTTACCACGCGACATGGAGTCTCTAGAACTTTAAAACCTTATATTTAGGTCAAAAATGAACCTTTAATAATTGTTTGGATCTATTTATAGGGTAACAATTATTCTTTACCCTTTAGTTCATTAGTGCTATAATCTTATTTGGTAATCTACGCTACTTTTGGGTAAAAGCTTTTTATCCAAATTTGTCCAATCAGGTATGGGGTAAAGAGGAAGATAATGGCTTCAGGGCGCTCAACAGCTCTATACGGGCAGTTGCAAGTATTCACCCTTAATACAATATTATCCGCATTAAACCTGCAAAAAGTTACTGGACATCTAACACTAGCCCAGTATGATCGCTATGCCCAGATTTTGATTAAGGATGGTGAGGTAGTAGATGCTTGGTCAGAAACCGAGCGGGGCTTAAATGCTTTATTACCACTCTTTGGTTGGGAAGAAGGCTTCTTTTCTTTTGATTTGTTGCCGGTAGAAACCCGCACGATCAATATTTCACTGCCGGTATTACAGGTGCGTTCTGCGGTTTATATGGAAGAGCAAAAAGCTACAAAACTGGCTCAAGCTACGCCGATTGCGCCGCAACAACTGCCGCCTCAACCGCAAACCCAGAAGCCCAACCCACAACAAGCCCCACCTGTAATTGCTTCCTTAAAGTCCGAGCCAATAACTTCGCAGCCTCGAAGCAAATTCACCCGTGAAATTCCCGGTCCCGATTATATTCTAGGGGTGAATCAGGATTCAGATAATGATGTTACCATTCTGCCTCAACACTGGGGGATTTTGCGGCATCTCGTTTCAGGTCCGCGCACTGTAGCCGAAATGGCGGAACTAACCGGGATGAACCTTGAAGTTTTCGTGGATACCGCAACCCAATTGGTGCGCGGCAGAATGTTAAGGGTGTATTCGCCCCAGCAAAGGTAATTCAGACGTGAATGAAGAGCGCATTATGCGCTTACTCGAAAAATTATCCCGCTACCTGTCCAATTATCGTCAGCGAACCGGACAACAACAAATGGCTGTTGCAACCGGGGCGGCGATTGAAGCGGGTAAGAGCCTTGTGGTAGAAGGTGGTACCGGGGTCGGTAAATCTATGGCGTATCTCCTGCCTGCGCTTATGGCGGTATCTGAAAATGGCGCTCGCGCTCTAATTGCCACCAGCCATAAACCTCTGCAAGATCAGATTTCCAAAAAAGATGTGCCGGTTGTAGCTCAATTGCTTAAAGAAGAGGGTAAACGTCCGCTCAAGTGGGTCACTCTCAAGGGTTTAAGCAATTATTTTTGCTGGCATAGCGCCGATGAAGAACAGGGCAAAATCGCGGTTGACCCGGTTGCTGCCAAAGTTATTCGCTACGCCGCTGCCGCCGGGCTTGAGTTTAACGGTGATTTTGAAGAACTTCCCTTTGATGTACCACCTGAAACCAAAGCGTTGCTGAGCGCTACCAGCGATGATTGCCTCGGCAAAAAGTGCCCTCAATTCAGCCGTTGCTACGCTTTCAAAGTACGCGAAGAAGCCGAAGAAGCCGATGTGGTTATAACCAATCATTCTTTGCTTACTCTCGATATTCAGAGCGAGGGCATGATTATTCCGGGTCAATATGCTTTCTATGTAATTGACGAAGGTCATAATTTTGAGGACAACGCCACCAAAGCGAATGGCTTAACCGTAACGCTGGGCGCTTGTCGCCGCTTTCTAAATAGTGATGCGGTAAAAACTGCCACCAAAATAGCCAGCGCCCGCATTGAAACTGCCCGTACTAACTACGACCGTTTGCAGCAGGCAATTATACAGCTTTGGAATTTACCCGCCGAGCAAACTCGTTTTAAGAGTTCGGGTGGAAATGAAGATGAAAACAAGCGGTTGCTAAAAACCGAAGTTCCATCCGGGTTAGCCTTAGCAGAGGATATCAAGAGCCTAGCGGCTTTAATCAGAGCCGTACCGCCCAAAACTGATGAGGAAGGGGCGCGTTTGCAGCGTATGGCGAAGCAAGGGCTATCACTGGCGGAACGGCTGGAGAAAATCTGCGCTATCGGCGACCCTAACTTGGTGTATTACGCCGAAAGGCTCAGCTATAGTCCGGTTGAAGCCCGCCGCCGCCCTGATGCCGCTGCCTATGCCATCAATGCCATGCCGATTGATGTAAGTGGCTATCTTGAAAAGTGGTTCGATGAGAATACGGTTATTGTAACCAGCGCCACGCTTTCAGACGGGCAGAATTTCGATTTTTTCAAGAAGCGGGTAGGAATACGCAATGCCGATACTTTGATTGTACCCAGTCCTTTTGATTATGCAGGGAGAGTTCGGCTGTTTTTCCCACGCACTGAAAATAATGCTGCAAACGGTGGCAAAACCTATGCCACGCTGACAGAGCAAATAACCCAACTGATTAACTCCGTTTCAGACGGACGAATACTGGTGTTGTTTACCAGTTATGCCGCTTTGGACTATGTTTGGCGAAGGCTGAATGACCATGAAGAGTTCCGCTTGAATCCGCAACGCCCCCTTTTCCGACAAGGGGAGTCGCAAATGCAGCGTATAATCTCGAATTTTCAGGATACTCATAATGGGGTTATATTCGGCACTCGCAGTTGGTGGCAGGGGGTAGATTTACCCGGTATGCGACTTCTGATTATAGATAAATTGCCCTTCCCCCAATTAAATGACCCGATTATCAACGCCCGTAATCAGGATATTGAAGCACGGGGTGGTAGCAGCTTTAACGAATTTATGTTGCCGATGGCAATTATCACTTTCCGGCAAGGGGCAGGTCGGCTGATGCGACAGGAAGACGACCGGGGCGTGATAGTAGTCTGTGATGATCGCATTGTGCGACAGCGTTATGGCGCACGCTTTATCAAGAGCCTCCCGGCTAGTATCCCGGTGTTGGGTTCAATTAAAGACTTGCACCCCTTCCTCGAATCTTTTGATTAAGCACAATTCCATGCTAAAACTAACGCAATCTCCCAACCGATTTTAATACAGGTTGGCATTTTTGTGACATTACTGTTATTATTTAACCCACTGTTAAACCGAAAGTAAAATGCAACGGAGGAAGGTGTTTTGACGAAAACTGCTTTGATTACCGGTATTACCGGGCAGGATGGTAGTTATCTGGCAGAGTTTCTGCTCGAAAAAGGTTATAAGGTTTACGGATTGTTGCGCCGTACCAGTATTATCATTGATGAGCGTATCCAGCATCTAATGAATCAGGTAGAGTTTCTGGATGGGGATTTGTTGGATCAACTCTCCCTTATAAGCGCGATTAAAACTTCCCAACCCGATGAGGTTTATAACCTTGCTGCTCAATCATTTGTGCCTACAAGCTGGCAACAACCGGTTCTAACCGGGGAATATACCGCCATTGGCGTAACCAAAATGCTGGAAGCTTGTCGCTTTTCGGATAAGCCTGTGCGTTTCTACCAAGCCAGCAGCAGCGAAATGTTTGGCAAAGTGGTGGAAGTGCCGCAAAAAGAAAGCACCCCCTTTTACCCTCGCTCGCCCTATGGTGTGAGCAAGGTTTATGGGCATTGGATCACCGTTAACTACCGCGAGAGTTACGATATGTTCGCTGTGAGCGGCATCCTATTCAATCATGAATCGCCAAGGCGCGGTCTTGAGTTCGTAACCAGAAAGATTACCAACGGTGTGGCGCGTATCAAGATGGGATTGGATAAGAAATTATATCTAGGTAATTTGGAGTCGCGGAGGGACTGGGGATTTGCAGGAGATTACGTTAAGGCAATGTGGTTGATGCTACAGCAAGACGAGCCTGATGATTACGTAATTGCTACCGGCGAAACCCATTCAGTGCGGGAATTTGTAGAACTCGCTTTCAAGCATGCCGGCATGCCGAATTGGGAAGATTATGTGGATATCAATCAGAAATTTATACGTCCTGCCGAAGTTGATTTGTTGGTAGGTGATCCTTCTAAAGCTTATGCGAAATTGGGTTGGAAGCCTACGGTCACTTTCGAAGGTCTGGCGAAAATGATGGTCGAAGCCGATATTGCGCTATACAAAAACACATTAGGCAAAGCCTAACGGGGTATAAATAAAAAGCGAGGGTGGCGAAAGCCACCTTTTTTATTGCTTTCTACGGATTACCAGCACAACGCTCAAAGTGATTGTGATTAGAGCAGCGGTGATACCTGTGGATGCCAGAACAATTAACAAGGCGTTGTTTGTCTCTGGATTTGCAGAAATAACGCTGATGGACGAATTGGAGGTAGGGCTGCCTTTGGGAATATCCGGCAAGAATCCTACTGTGGGATTGCCGATATTGCTGCTGGTGGGTAAAACAACAGCGGCTACGGTTGTAAGCGGAAGGGGAGAAGGTTGCGCAATGGTCGGCGTTGGCGTGGCTGCAATTGCTACTACATCGGAAACGGGATAACCGAGTGAGAGCTTCCATTGGCGATCTAGCTCATCGGTAGTTATGCCCAATACCGAGACAAGCGCTTCATCGTAGCTAACGCCGTTTTTGAAGGCAACCAGCAATTGCCCCAGTTTAGCCTCACCATATTTTTCCACGATATATTTCACTACATTTACGCTCTCTCCATACGACTGGTAAAATAATACAGGGTCGTTGGGAAATCGCCCGCTGATAGTACGAAGCGGTTGTAAGGTGCGTTTATCCACTCCTCGCTGAAAAGATTCGATCAGAAAGCCCTCCACCTCATCTTGGTTATACACTGCCAATCCCTCGTCCAACCACAAGGGTATGCCGTTATAAGGGTTTGAGGTTGCCTGATATACAATCAGGTGGCTGATTTCATGCGGCACGCTGCGCCCAATTTCTTTATCATCACCGGGTGGAATGAGCAGGGAGATTGCCCCATATTTTACATAGGCTTGCCCACCAACAAATTCTTCAGAATTGGGCGGTAGCGCAGTGTAAAGGGTACGCTGGTCAGGATAGACATGTATATTGATGGAACTGTTAGCCTTGATGCCATACTGGCTGGAAAGCTTATTCGCGGTGGCTTTGACTTTATTCAGGATAGCCTGACCAAATGCGTCACTACCTTCATACCAGCGTATGGTTATAAAGCCGCTGCTCAATTCTTTGAATGGAAAGCGTTCATCGTTGACAATGAATTCTTGTGCAGGACTATCATAGCGATCATTCGCTTGGGTGTAGAGTGTCCAATAATAGCGAATATGCACTCCGGGCGGGATAAATTCTTTCTGGGTATCAAGAATGTAACTGGCTGAAATCAAGGATGTATCTGGATTGAGATTTTGGCTGCGACTTTTAATGGCAACCTCACCTTGCAGTTTGTAATTTAACTCTATCTTGGAAAAATGCAGTAGGCTGTTATTAGTGGCATTAAATTCGAAGCTAACATTATCGGGAAAATTGGGTGTAGCGCGGTTGAGCGTTATATTTATTTCAGTTGGGAATACTTGCGAATCGGCTTGTGCCTGAATAGGGATAAAAAATAGCAGCCCAGCCATTGCTGCTAATAAATAGATAACAAATCGCATTGTTTTCATTATAGATAGTGCCGCATTACCACTAAGCCGACTATCGGAATCGAACCGATGACCTGCCGATTACGAATCGGCTGCTCTACCAGCTAAGCTAAGTCGGCGCGACAATTACTATATTAAAGTTTATAAGAACTGTCAATATGATTATCTGGGTACTACAAAAAATGGCTCTACCGGGGCAAAGGCACACTGTTCTTCGTCACCGTTCAGGCGCAATCGAAATTGTTCTAGCGCATTGCGGGCGGAATAACTGACTTTGCTACGGATAAGACTGGCAAATTCCTGACGTGGTACTTGCGCTGACAGCAATACCGATTCATAGCCAAGAGTTCCATCGAAAAGTTCATCACTTGGTTCGCGTTGGTTCATCGCAAATTCACCGGGATCTTCTTTTTTCCGTTGCTTTTCTAGCTTCTTTTCTTCTTTTTCGCGTTTTTTCCGGTCTTTTTCAGTTTCAAAGGGGGTTGAATCTTCCCTTAGACCGAATTTGCGCAGTCCGCTAGGGCGTGTATGTGTATCTAAAGGTACAAGGTTTACACCCTCAACAGGATCATGATCCA
This window contains:
- a CDS encoding magnesium chelatase, with product MSQNKAHTLGELRASGYQSRSVKEEMRQNLINKLRKGEDIFPGIVGYEETVIPQIENAILSGQDIVFLGERGQAKTRIARSLINLLDEEMPAIKGADLNDDPLNPISAVGKSLVAELGDSTPIEWIPRNRRYGEKLATPDITISDLIGEVDPIKVAEGRYLSDEMTIHYGLIPRTNRGIFAINELPDLAERIQVGLLNIMEERDVQIRGYKIRLDLDLFVVASANPEDYTNRGRIVTPLKDRFGSEIRTHYPRTIEHEINIIEQEATKFKTENVELIVPRFMKEIVAEVTHLARRSPDISQRSGVSVRVSVSNYENLVSNALRRAIVLGEKAASPRISDLHALISSTAGKVELETMGDNKEERVIEKLVQGAVLNTFNRNFGVTDFEQIIRGFDSGLNMEISEFMPSMEYVHQAAESPELKRAVAKLQAQGSPVTVATAVEFVLEGLHLNRRLNKDRNEGKLRYRR
- a CDS encoding DUF4910 domain-containing protein, coding for MLKFYRFGRFCAFLIFINMLLSACGAATTAVSLPVTKLVHTDQVITTAANISVSTQTSFTATSVLQTAALPTTPLLPTPTPMTGPDSFSGTLALQHVKKLAEDIGIRYVGTAGQNQSADYLEGYYRSLDYKVERPVATYLSTKDKGSYLRYNNGAGSLELKGTAVNYSSSGVLEAPLSYIGYGLAEQIPTNSLNGKIALIMRGQITFEEKVSNAKNAGAKGVVIFNNIAGELETATLAQQTDLPVLGIGQENGQKLRELLDTNSNNLQVSLEVNLESTQASFSNVVAIRPSVKATAPIIIIGGHYDSVAAGPGANDNASGTAVVMELGRVLALRYPKYEFRFIGFGAEEVGLVGSTAYVQALTPEERQRVVAMINIDMISVGDTLYIGGSSGLTRLAFNAASEVGVSNVAGMPADIANASDHAPFAAAGMPVLFLNRENDPNYHRATDTLDKVLPKNLEMVGNIVIKVIENLSGN
- a CDS encoding MBL fold metallo-hydrolase, with protein sequence MGRVIFLGTGSALPSETQDNTSLLIESNGSYLMIDCSGTPYRKLLKLGVERDRLEHILITHHHIDHIYALPSLVECLWVEGRELPLHIYALPSAMKAVETLLDLWDLRSRPVRQFPIELHSLEGFENELVLQNINFTIRTSPMVHAVPSVATKITFPDGKIFVYSSDTAPCKQLVEFASGANYLLMECTFCSEDDGLAEITLHLNSNQYRDLARSIDAQNTLLIHHSDVTACPHFEVLQEIGPLGNGHKKLVYLPRDMESLEL
- a CDS encoding DUF4388 domain-containing protein translates to MASGRSTALYGQLQVFTLNTILSALNLQKVTGHLTLAQYDRYAQILIKDGEVVDAWSETERGLNALLPLFGWEEGFFSFDLLPVETRTINISLPVLQVRSAVYMEEQKATKLAQATPIAPQQLPPQPQTQKPNPQQAPPVIASLKSEPITSQPRSKFTREIPGPDYILGVNQDSDNDVTILPQHWGILRHLVSGPRTVAEMAELTGMNLEVFVDTATQLVRGRMLRVYSPQQR
- a CDS encoding ATP-dependent DNA helicase, with product MRLLEKLSRYLSNYRQRTGQQQMAVATGAAIEAGKSLVVEGGTGVGKSMAYLLPALMAVSENGARALIATSHKPLQDQISKKDVPVVAQLLKEEGKRPLKWVTLKGLSNYFCWHSADEEQGKIAVDPVAAKVIRYAAAAGLEFNGDFEELPFDVPPETKALLSATSDDCLGKKCPQFSRCYAFKVREEAEEADVVITNHSLLTLDIQSEGMIIPGQYAFYVIDEGHNFEDNATKANGLTVTLGACRRFLNSDAVKTATKIASARIETARTNYDRLQQAIIQLWNLPAEQTRFKSSGGNEDENKRLLKTEVPSGLALAEDIKSLAALIRAVPPKTDEEGARLQRMAKQGLSLAERLEKICAIGDPNLVYYAERLSYSPVEARRRPDAAAYAINAMPIDVSGYLEKWFDENTVIVTSATLSDGQNFDFFKKRVGIRNADTLIVPSPFDYAGRVRLFFPRTENNAANGGKTYATLTEQITQLINSVSDGRILVLFTSYAALDYVWRRLNDHEEFRLNPQRPLFRQGESQMQRIISNFQDTHNGVIFGTRSWWQGVDLPGMRLLIIDKLPFPQLNDPIINARNQDIEARGGSSFNEFMLPMAIITFRQGAGRLMRQEDDRGVIVVCDDRIVRQRYGARFIKSLPASIPVLGSIKDLHPFLESFD
- the gmd gene encoding GDP-mannose 4,6-dehydratase, encoding MTKTALITGITGQDGSYLAEFLLEKGYKVYGLLRRTSIIIDERIQHLMNQVEFLDGDLLDQLSLISAIKTSQPDEVYNLAAQSFVPTSWQQPVLTGEYTAIGVTKMLEACRFSDKPVRFYQASSSEMFGKVVEVPQKESTPFYPRSPYGVSKVYGHWITVNYRESYDMFAVSGILFNHESPRRGLEFVTRKITNGVARIKMGLDKKLYLGNLESRRDWGFAGDYVKAMWLMLQQDEPDDYVIATGETHSVREFVELAFKHAGMPNWEDYVDINQKFIRPAEVDLLVGDPSKAYAKLGWKPTVTFEGLAKMMVEADIALYKNTLGKA
- a CDS encoding peptidase MA family metallohydrolase, with the translated sequence MKTMRFVIYLLAAMAGLLFFIPIQAQADSQVFPTEINITLNRATPNFPDNVSFEFNATNNSLLHFSKIELNYKLQGEVAIKSRSQNLNPDTSLISASYILDTQKEFIPPGVHIRYYWTLYTQANDRYDSPAQEFIVNDERFPFKELSSGFITIRWYEGSDAFGQAILNKVKATANKLSSQYGIKANSSINIHVYPDQRTLYTALPPNSEEFVGGQAYVKYGAISLLIPPGDDKEIGRSVPHEISHLIVYQATSNPYNGIPLWLDEGLAVYNQDEVEGFLIESFQRGVDKRTLQPLRTISGRFPNDPVLFYQSYGESVNVVKYIVEKYGEAKLGQLLVAFKNGVSYDEALVSVLGITTDELDRQWKLSLGYPVSDVVAIAATPTPTIAQPSPLPLTTVAAVVLPTSSNIGNPTVGFLPDIPKGSPTSNSSISVISANPETNNALLIVLASTGITAALITITLSVVLVIRRKQ